The Lates calcarifer isolate ASB-BC8 linkage group LG6, TLL_Latcal_v3, whole genome shotgun sequence genome includes a region encoding these proteins:
- the bhlhe23 gene encoding class E basic helix-loop-helix protein 23 — translation MNVSEENLLKSISNDALLDLTQRYGQSAFGFGAGHGAGSPARFPLTPATDFLSGQTAKSNESGGEHTSDDEDGFDSLESRKRGSSFGDDKPGGPLAKKSKEQRSLRLSINARERRRMHDLNDALDGLRAVIPYAHSPSVRKLSKIATLLLAKNYILMQAQALEEMRRLVAYLNQGQTITSPIPTALAPFGQAAVYPFSGSALATCAEKCTTYSGTPSSLFKHCNDKP, via the coding sequence atgaatgtCAGCGAAGAGAACCTGCTCAAGTCCATCAGCAACGACGCGCTCCTCGACCTGACGCAGCGCTACGGCCAGTCAGCCTTCGGGTTCGGCGCTGGCCATGGTGCTGGAAGCCCCGCTCGGTTCCCGCTCACGCCGGCCACCGACTTCCTCTCCGGGCAGACCGCGAAGTCGAACGAGAGCGGCGGGGAGCACACGAGCGACGACGAAGACGGCTTCGACTCGCTGGAGTCCCGGAAGAGGGGCTCGTCGTTCGGGGACGACAAGCCCGGGGGGCCTCTCGCCAAGAAGTCCAAGGAGCAGCGGTCCCTGCGGCTCAGCATCAACGCccgggagaggaggaggatgcacGACCTGAACGACGCGCTGGACGGCCTGCGAGCCGTTATCCCCTACGCCCACAGCCCCTCGGTGAGAAAACTCTCCAAAATAGCCACTCTCCTCTTGGCCAAGAACTATATCCTCATGCAGGCTCAGGCTCTGGAGGAGATGAGGCGGCTGGTGGCGTATCTGAACCAGGGACAGACCATAACTTCACCAATCCCCACCGCCCTGGCTCCCTTTGGACAGGCTGCCGTCTACCCTTTCTCGGGCTCTGCTCTCGCCACCTGTGCCGAAAAGTGCACTACTTATTCCGGGACACCGTCGAGTCTCTTCAAACACTGTAACGACAAGCCTTGA